In a genomic window of Scomber japonicus isolate fScoJap1 chromosome 17, fScoJap1.pri, whole genome shotgun sequence:
- the LOC128377331 gene encoding signal-induced proliferation-associated 1-like protein 1 isoform X1 yields MCIFLFLAEAPVSKSGQGYSGGPRIQRQEQVIHLSPKKGSQSDGPYSGHSSSNTLSSTASSGGHSDSDKWYEMGAGGASSGDQGESEPNGLGGGGYLQGASADSGIDTSSYGASHHAHPHSHHGSTTSLLAPSGAREGRERSSSPWHSPTEGGRRMLERSPAAAESPGPPGERSMDGTGRSPPTHLLVRDSSTYSLSDTGSHSSARHSGHSSPREESSSSATSPSSQSSVSPGPKTFYPRQGAQSKYLIGWRKPGSTINSVDFGDTRKKSPGESGGDVVPTPAARPSLRDMHSPQPHAKSTMEEDVKRHSAPDSPPPPRRHKEKHAHKSPPGTRSPSCRRSLHRTLSDESIYRGQRLPPLRDSVPEPALGADVLFSCSTLPRSPTTRGVPLRRPSYKLGVKLHGDLSASDTSLVDLVERHRGPIPQELMPLPSSERDSPLEWTHLVDVANTFETERNPHYVQRSFVFGDSNHRSSGASSPQQPHIELQPAPLSRPSSSEGHIGLERKVTKLEAMVKMLQEDLKKEREEKVRLQSQIKRLWEDNQRLQEESQTSATKLKKFTEWVFNTIDMN; encoded by the exons atgtgtatttttctgtttcttgcAGAGGCGCCAGTCTCTAAGTCCGGTCAAGGCTACTCTGGAGGTCCCCGCATCCAGAGGCAGGAGCAGGTCATCCACCTGTCCCCGAAGAAGGGCAGCCAG TCGGATGGCCCTTACTCTGGTCACTCCAGCAGCAACACTCTATCCAGCACAGCTTCCAGCGGGGGCCATAGCGACAGCGATAAATGGTACGAAATGGGGGCGGGTGGAGCCTCCAGTGGAGACCAAGGTGAATCAGAGCCCAACGGCTTGGGAGGAGGAGGCTACCTCCAGGGTGCCTCGGCCGACAGTGGCATTGACACAAGCTCTTATGGAGCCTCACATCACGCCCACCCCCACTCTCATCATGGCAGCACCACCTCCCTGCTGGCTCCCAGCGGAGCCAGAGAGGGAAGGGAGCGGTCATCATCTCCATGGCACAGCCCCACGGAGGGGGGTCGCAGGATGCTGGAGAGGTCCCCTGCTGCCGCCGAGTCCCCAGGCCCGCCGGGTGAAAGGAGTATGGACGGGACGGGCCGAAGCCCACCTACTCATCTCCTCGTTAGAGACAGCAGCACCTACAGCCTGAGTGATACTGGATCACACTCAAG TGCCAGGCACTCAGGCCACAGCTCCCCCAGAGAAGAGTCCTCCTCTTCGGCCACCTCCCCTTCATCTCAGTCCTCAGTGTCCCCCGGGCCCAAAACCTTTTATCCCCGCCAAGGAGCGCAGTCCAAATACCTGATTGGCTGGAGGAAACCGGGCTCCACCATCAATTCTGTCGACTTTGGAGATACACGCAA gAAGTCTCCAGGAGAGAGTGGAGGGGATGTGGTTCCCACCCCAGCAGCCAGGCCCTCTCTTAGAGATATGCACTCTCCCCAGCCTCATGCCAAATCTACCATGGAAGAAGATGTGAAGAGGCACAGCGCCCCAGACAGCCCCCCACCACCACGCAGACATAAGGAAAAG CACGCCCACAAATCACCACCAGGCACCAGGTCTCCGAGCTGCCGTCGCTCGCTCCACCGCACACTGTCAGATGAGAGCATCTACCGTGGCCAGCGCCTTCCACCTCTGAGGGACTCGGTGCCCGAACCGGCACTGGGTGCTGATGTTCTTTTCAGCTGCTCCACCCTTCCACGCTCACCCACCACGCGGGGTGTGCCTCTCCGACGGCCCTCCTATAAGCTGGGAGTCAAACTCCACG GGGACCTCTCAGCATCTGACACGTCATTGGTGGATTTGGTGGAACGTCACCGTGGACCCATCCCTCAGGAGCTGATGCCTCTCCCATCTTCAGAGAGGGACAGCCCGCTTGAGTGGACACATCTGGTAGATGTGGCTAATACCTTTGAGACTGAGAGAAACCCACACTACG TCCAGAGAAGTTTTGTGTTTGGGGATTCAAATCACCGAAGCAGTGGCGCCTCCAGTCCTCAGCAGCCCCACATAGAGCTGCAGCCCGCTCCACTCTCACGACCCTCATCTAG TGAAGGTCACATAGGGCTGGAGAGGAAGGTGACTAAGCTAGAGGCCATGGTAAAGATGCTCCAGGAGGACCTGAAGAAG GAGCGTGAGGAGAAGGTGCGTCTTCAGTCTCAGATCAAGAGGCTCTGGGAGGACAACCAGAGACTGCAGGAAGAGTCGCAAACCTCTGCCACAAAGCTCAAGAAATTCACTGAGTGGGTCTTCAACACCATAGACATGAACTGA
- the LOC128377331 gene encoding signal-induced proliferation-associated 1-like protein 1 isoform X2 encodes MCIFLFLAEAPVSKSGQGYSGGPRIQRQEQVIHLSPKKGSQSDGPYSGHSSSNTLSSTASSGGHSDSDKWYEMGAGGASSGDQGESEPNGLGGGGYLQGASADSGIDTSSYGASHHAHPHSHHGSTTSLLAPSGAREGRERSSSPWHSPTEGGRRMLERSPAAAESPGPPGERSMDGTGRSPPTHLLVRDSSTYSLSDTGSHSRKSPGESGGDVVPTPAARPSLRDMHSPQPHAKSTMEEDVKRHSAPDSPPPPRRHKEKHAHKSPPGTRSPSCRRSLHRTLSDESIYRGQRLPPLRDSVPEPALGADVLFSCSTLPRSPTTRGVPLRRPSYKLGVKLHGDLSASDTSLVDLVERHRGPIPQELMPLPSSERDSPLEWTHLVDVANTFETERNPHYVQRSFVFGDSNHRSSGASSPQQPHIELQPAPLSRPSSSEGHIGLERKVTKLEAMVKMLQEDLKKEREEKVRLQSQIKRLWEDNQRLQEESQTSATKLKKFTEWVFNTIDMN; translated from the exons atgtgtatttttctgtttcttgcAGAGGCGCCAGTCTCTAAGTCCGGTCAAGGCTACTCTGGAGGTCCCCGCATCCAGAGGCAGGAGCAGGTCATCCACCTGTCCCCGAAGAAGGGCAGCCAG TCGGATGGCCCTTACTCTGGTCACTCCAGCAGCAACACTCTATCCAGCACAGCTTCCAGCGGGGGCCATAGCGACAGCGATAAATGGTACGAAATGGGGGCGGGTGGAGCCTCCAGTGGAGACCAAGGTGAATCAGAGCCCAACGGCTTGGGAGGAGGAGGCTACCTCCAGGGTGCCTCGGCCGACAGTGGCATTGACACAAGCTCTTATGGAGCCTCACATCACGCCCACCCCCACTCTCATCATGGCAGCACCACCTCCCTGCTGGCTCCCAGCGGAGCCAGAGAGGGAAGGGAGCGGTCATCATCTCCATGGCACAGCCCCACGGAGGGGGGTCGCAGGATGCTGGAGAGGTCCCCTGCTGCCGCCGAGTCCCCAGGCCCGCCGGGTGAAAGGAGTATGGACGGGACGGGCCGAAGCCCACCTACTCATCTCCTCGTTAGAGACAGCAGCACCTACAGCCTGAGTGATACTGGATCACACTCAAG gAAGTCTCCAGGAGAGAGTGGAGGGGATGTGGTTCCCACCCCAGCAGCCAGGCCCTCTCTTAGAGATATGCACTCTCCCCAGCCTCATGCCAAATCTACCATGGAAGAAGATGTGAAGAGGCACAGCGCCCCAGACAGCCCCCCACCACCACGCAGACATAAGGAAAAG CACGCCCACAAATCACCACCAGGCACCAGGTCTCCGAGCTGCCGTCGCTCGCTCCACCGCACACTGTCAGATGAGAGCATCTACCGTGGCCAGCGCCTTCCACCTCTGAGGGACTCGGTGCCCGAACCGGCACTGGGTGCTGATGTTCTTTTCAGCTGCTCCACCCTTCCACGCTCACCCACCACGCGGGGTGTGCCTCTCCGACGGCCCTCCTATAAGCTGGGAGTCAAACTCCACG GGGACCTCTCAGCATCTGACACGTCATTGGTGGATTTGGTGGAACGTCACCGTGGACCCATCCCTCAGGAGCTGATGCCTCTCCCATCTTCAGAGAGGGACAGCCCGCTTGAGTGGACACATCTGGTAGATGTGGCTAATACCTTTGAGACTGAGAGAAACCCACACTACG TCCAGAGAAGTTTTGTGTTTGGGGATTCAAATCACCGAAGCAGTGGCGCCTCCAGTCCTCAGCAGCCCCACATAGAGCTGCAGCCCGCTCCACTCTCACGACCCTCATCTAG TGAAGGTCACATAGGGCTGGAGAGGAAGGTGACTAAGCTAGAGGCCATGGTAAAGATGCTCCAGGAGGACCTGAAGAAG GAGCGTGAGGAGAAGGTGCGTCTTCAGTCTCAGATCAAGAGGCTCTGGGAGGACAACCAGAGACTGCAGGAAGAGTCGCAAACCTCTGCCACAAAGCTCAAGAAATTCACTGAGTGGGTCTTCAACACCATAGACATGAACTGA